The nucleotide window agttttttgaagtattatttgtttttattctgtctattcagtgtccttcaacaagaacagtGATGGTGGGGTTCAAAATATTCACAATgggattttattagttgttggtttaaccatggatgagataatgacttctatgttattttcttttcaatgacatttcttgtcacatgttcaaaaacaacaaccaatattgcatgtctataatttatataatgagtataattaaacaatactttcactataacgtaaattagaagtgtaatagaaaaaatatagatttttgcgccattttgaattttactcgaatacaaatacaaatacaaatacttttcccccctcaacaaatacaaatacaaatacaaataccggctgctccgcacatccctaatatatatatatatatatatatatatatatatatatataaatatattattcaatGTGGAAAAGTAGATATAACGGCCCATGCCTATTGTttaggttggtgttgtatattacgctacaaaaacctaatagtaagctgccagtacattttctgtgaTTTTACAGACTTCTTTCTCTACATGTTATTTTATTATCCATCATATTAtttcaaatgtcaataaaagtctcttttttaaactgtagtgatgaattttcaacatcaaaatttgacaagAGCAAAGATTAAcaccccataatgcaattcacaactgtaaataaacagaaaacacttatgAATCACTAGATACAGAAACTCTTAATGGGATATCTGCACACAGAcctttaatttcagtcagccagccccagggcttctggTGAATTGTCATCCTGGTGAATTGTCATGCCATCCCAAATTGgcgcatttaatatttaatttctttaaaaaacaacaatcttcactgcctgccTGGGATGTAAAGTGGCTATcggaccaaacaagaagcactgcattaaattatatttatccgtgccatgtctttaaaatatgcgAAGGAATttcaccccagtattttcaatggaatttctgcgctagcctgctgctaatgacggcACCTGCGTTTAAACGgtctttaacaaccaaatgaatgcttaagtaactgaatatatttaaagtacattacaacatcgatgttgtAAAATTGAAATTAGTCTCATAAACCTTTCACctgaagttcatcattggctgaaaaacactagctgtgcatatagcccattaacagatgttttgtttacagtgtaggtcAACGCATATCAGTGTTTTGAAAGCAGGCCGAAAACACATTAACGCATTCTTTCATTAGGTTTTATGGGAAACAATTCAAAAGTGTGATGTTTTGACCCGCATTAGCATGCGCTAACAGCATGACCTCACCAGCGCCGAGCGATCAATGGCAAATTAAAAGGCCAGACATTTAAAGAGTTCATTTGTCAACAGCCCGACAAGACACGTCCAGCAGTTCCTCATTGTGCGCACACACAGCTTCTTGGCTTGCTCTCAATGCATCAGAGTGTCattcacaacaaacacacacacacgctcgcaTAAACCCAaatcactctctctcacacacacaaactcacacattcATCACAAGCGCATTCAGACGTCACATACAGACGCTGAGATGCTGGAGGACAAAACAGGGGACAAGAAGATGAATGCCTTGTCATTTATCAGCCACTATCCTTCAGGGCTCCAGTGCTGTTCAAacaagcaagagagagagagtaatCACTAATCACTCAACATTCAGCTTTTGCCCTCACTGGGACACCTTTGTTAGCACTGTGACACTGATTTCTCCTCCTGTCCATCATCGCTGGCCCACTAAACTGAACCTCAGGGGGAGGGCGGCTTTAATTCCTCTGCTTTATCTGGCCGTTTTGCATCATTTTACCAATTAATGCCTGGGTTTTGTAAACTTAGCATTAAGAGTTGTGTGGGATTGGGCTATTTACAAGACAATCAGATGTTGACACACCATTGACACACTCTTAGTTAAGACCATTAGCGGCTATTGGTATTCATTAGTAGTAGCTGCTCCTGGTGAACTCTGGGCTTTTCTGGGTTTTGGAAATGTGACGGGGAGTTTTAATCAAGTGTCGACATGTGTTCTCTCGGCACGTCCTGCAAGAAACCCGGCTTATTGGTAAAAGGAGCTCTTGTTTTGGTGCGGTCTGGGTGAATGTATCGTGGGCTTTAATTATTGCCACATGGCACAGCACAGCTCTCAAACCACCGCTGGCCAAACGGCTCTGCtctcactttttccacatttatctACGCCGCGCTTCTACCTACATCAGAGAAAGTCCAGACAGGGCCAGTTTTAGTCTGATAGATCAACAGAAAGAAGGAAAAACTACATATTTAATACAGACTTTAATTCTGTGCCAAAAATGATGACTATCATACGTGTTAACAATGATTTACACATACTAAAatgtttacagttgaagtcagaattattatcccccctttatattttccaaataatgtttaccaaagcaaagaaatttttacagtatgtctgataatattttttcttctggagaaagacttatttgttttatttccgcttcaataaaagcagcttttaattttttataaaccattttaaggacaaaattattagccgctttaagctatttttttttctgactgtctttagaacaaaccactgttccCAGTTGCCagcaaaaaataatcattaaggtttctttataaataaaataatgtaagaagtacactgtaaaacccaaaaaagtAAAGGAGGAAATTGATTgtaacaaatcatttaagttcaaaaaccaaaaactaatcctaatgagtactgtgaacttactccatttgagtaaatgaagacatTTGTGCACAGTAaagcccaataaatgaagagaactcaaaccaactgagcactataaaacccaataagttaaagcaactcaaaccacTTGAggaaattgattgcaacaaaccatttgagtaaaaaagaaaaacgaatctatatgagtactatgaacttactccatttaagttgaagttatgaagtatttaaataactcattaccttcaacactgagttcaaaacttatttcaaatgagtaggattactttcagtaaattttaagatgactacactcatttcatttgataaagttgactggtGGGTTTTACAGTCTAACACCGTctgtcctacgccacccaacccgttccgagctggtatcgaaccgacgaccttccacatgggagtcggttgctctaccaaggaggcttaaGTCCATGGCCccagcgtctgtcgctagagcacctttagaggtcataagagcgaggtttacctgcacagcacttactagctggcctccgttacatatagATCAGAAAACTCTCATTAAAATTCTTGCCACCCAAAACAAAAAATAGACTGTGCAAATCAATAATATCTCCAGTATTACTGTATGTATATGAGACATGGAGActaagaaagaaagaagagaaaagCTTATAGTGTTTGGGAATAAAGTACTTAGAAAGATATACGGGCCTCCCTGCGAACAAGGAGAATGGAGGAGAAAACACTATGGAGAGGTCAGggaaatgtacgatttttaaaaggaggcgtggcacccaacaccacccctaaccccaaccgtcattggatgatgagcaagtcatactaaattgtaagaattagattagaaattagccactaaatcaaaaagttacgaattggcgtgagattgcgttggctgGACATGTACTGAGGACCAGGagcgcaactacacatttactgaggggtatgcgggtttaagttttgtgttaaatgattttgaattaaacatgTGTGCCAGCGTATGCAATTAatggtataattttttatttaataaaatacattattatacttgtataaaatgcaaaataagcaattttaaccaaacatatttatttatttttattatctaaatctttaaaataaggataatttcaaaaatagttttggcacaatggcgccacCCAAAATATTTGATAGAATTGTACACACATTAGTTcatttataaagtttttttaaaagttattcatttttagttcagcttagtctctttattcataaggggtcgccacagcagaatgcagAATGTTTTActtagtggatgcccttccagctgcaacccagtactgggaaacatccatacacacacattcactacggccaatttattttatactattaactgttagggaaaccggagcaccaggggGAAACCCCGCGAACACTGCCAGAACATGCAAACCCTACACAAAACTGCCAGCTtccccagccgggactcgaaccagcgaccttctgaaCCCGTTTTTTAAAAGTATTCCTTTATTCTTTGATGTTCTCATTTTCACAGCTCTTCACTGGTAGCCAATAGTCTCTCCCCTAGGGTCGTGACGTCACGACAGACCGCTGCTCCTTAGAATAAAACCAAGCGCGGAGGTAGAACCAGGGCAGCACTGCAAAATGTTAGATTCTCTCTCCTTGCTGTTGGAGAAAACCTTACTTCTAGCGCATTTCAACTTTTTCAGCACCACTTCCTCTAAGCAAGAGAGATGCACGAAGCGACGCGAGGAGAGCACTTACTTCCAGCGCGGGGATCTGTTGGAGGTTCCGCGCACTTTGTTCACTCATTTTGGCATTTACCTCGGCGATAACAAAGTCGCACACCTCATGCCTGATATACTGCCGGTGCTGACGAGCAACAAAAGTCACCTCCAGAATGTAGTGACGAACAAGAGACTGCTTCTCGGTGTGCTCTACAAGTACGCCTCAGTACGGGTGGACACAGTGGAGGATTTCGCCTACGGGTCCAATATTTTGCTGAACACGATGGACACTACCTTGAGAAAACAGCCGCTGGCTGCTGAGGAGGTCGCCAGAAGAGCCGAAAAACTTGTCGGTCATTTTCCCTACAGTCTTATGTGGAATAACTGCGAACATTTTGTCACTTACTGCCGCTACGGCACAGCGGTGAGCCTGCAGACGGACCAGGTAACACTGTCGATGCACATCTGCACGCTCTTCTGCCGAGTGAAGACTTCACTGTGATTACAAGTTAATCATTACATGTTGTCGATTTCGCGCTTTTCTTCTGCTGAAACTTGCGAGATGTATAGAAGATAAATTAAGCAGAAGCCTATTTAGAAAGAAGACAAAATACAGATGGAGAGCAGAacttttttgtatattgtagattaGAAAGTGTAACGTTAGCATTTTATACAAGCTTTCATTAGCTCTGCACAAATGTGATTTGGAacttttaatagtttgttaatgcaTGTAGACTATATTCCAGTTGGTAAAATACGTTTAACAGTAAAACAGTCAAATTAGGCTCTTATAAACTTTAGAAACcctttttatacaaaatatataaattttaaatggCAAGAATTACACTAAGACAGATATAAAAAATGAATAGGCTAATGaaacaaagacaaataaatatgATTCTTGAAATGTTCACATGGGCTATATGTAAACTTTTTACCTTTAGAAATCCCTTTACAAATGCTAGATTAAGTAATATAGTACtgaaaatatgaattttaaatgCTGAAAAAAACACTATTTTTGGGACTAATtgataaattatgtttaaaaatctatttgtttatatacagttatggtcagaattattagccccctttgatttgttttcttttttaaaatgtctcccaaattatgcttaacagagcaaggaaatcttcacagaatgtccgataatatttttttcttctggagaaagtcttatttgttttatgtagactagaatatttttattttctagaaTTTATTTcaatagggtttttttttttttagaagagaattattttttttaactattttaaagttattttagttTCGATAGTctgcaaaacaaaccatcattttacaatgcctaattgcataattaccctaaatAGTTAACCTTGTtaggtctttaaatgtcactttaagctagcTATAGAAGGGTcttgtatagatagatagatagatagatagatagatagatagatagttgaacaaataatgtttaataaatataaataaacataacaaatcatttagttctaaaaaaaaactattataaagTTCATACCTTGTACAAACTAttagcctaatatatatatacatatatgtataacaattaaaactacaaaatacatattaattgctATTTGACCTAAATAAAactttcagactttttttttaatacaatttttagcTTTGAttgattttactattattattttttcacaaatttaagaaCTTTTAAGGAAAATATAACTTCACTTAAATAGTGAATATAGTTTAGGCTTTTttctttagtaataataataataatacacataaaATATAACATACAATATATAGCATATTCTTTGTCACATGACAACAAAATGGCTTCCTGCACTTTTTTTGGATTATTGTCGATTGTCTTATTATaacttaaatttcaaaacaaaataactCTATTGGCCTTATTACTATacactttaaaatgcaaaaaagcccaattaataaatgacaaatttCATTAGCCTAATTAAATATCGTTTGTGTAATTCATGTTATCCACAACTGCTATCTATTTTTTTTCTAAGCCCGACAAAAACATtggtattaaattatatatttaagatATTTGGTTTATTAGATGGAAAGCAGTTGTGGACGTAGCCTATTAAGGCATTTGTTTAATCGAATAAATATGTGCTAGCTACTAAAAAGTGTTGAGTTGCCAGATTGGCATAGTAAAGCTACCCTACCCAATTCTTACTTTATTCAATCAGCTACTTCCTTCTCCTCTGTCAACGTAATTTCACGTCATTTGGCTAACCGGGAGCTTTTGAGAAAATCTGGGTCATTTTAGCGCAAAAAGGAACAACAGCTTCATTCAGTGGCGGTGGGTTTCGGATCGAGATCCGCGCCCAGAAAAACACAACCGCGAATGACAGATTGCTCTGGGTCTGTTTTAGTGCGCTGAATCTCACATGCCATCTTTTTCCCTCAACAGTTCTGCGAAAGTTTAAAGTCAATAATCCGGGACCAGAGGAGCATTCTCCTGACCACTGTCATCGGGATGCTTTCCATGTTTTTTGTTGGAATAGCGCCGTCGACCGCACTTCCGACCTTCATCATTCCCTTCATCTTGTGGATGGCTGGATAATGCAGAGTCtgaacacacatactgtatgaacTATTTAACGTATCAAACTTTGTATTTTTGGCTTTATCATAGAGAGTCACTGCAAGATTTTTTTTGCAAGTTGATGATTGTATTTTTCTCCGCCATTGATAACTTAATCTTTTCATTCTTTATAGCTACctttatatattaacatttattttgtacattttttacgATCGTTTTTCAAAACATACTgtacaatattaacaaaataataaatgtcatttaaatggtCTTTCATATTCTCCTGCCTATGTCATGGTCAAATACAGGCTAAAATATTATATAGcacatatacagatgaagtcggaattattagctcctctgtatgtttttccaccagtttctgtttcatggaaagaagttttttttttcaacatatttccaaacataagttttaatatcttctttttaaTGACTGATTGATTCTATCTTTTCTATGAagaaagacagtaaataatattagatatttttcaagacacttctatacagcttaaagtgacatttaaaggcttaactaggttaattaggcaagtcattgtataatgatggttagttctgtagacaattgaacaTAATATATATCTTTAGGGGCCAATAATTTAGAccttaaacttttttaaattaaaaactgcttttattctagcaaaaataaaacaagattttTGTTTTAGTAATATTTTTGGAAATACTCTAGAAAGTTtcttcgctctgttaaacatcatttgggaaatatttgaaaaaggaggtAAAATTCAAATggagctaataaatctgacttcaggCCAGCCAGTaagggctgtttttttttttctcaaaaagtagacctttttgcAGTTGATCTCCTTGTgtgatttaaatactgcatttagcGACATTTGCAGCACTATTTTTAGTTGGATTATCTCCTCGGATGGTCATCATgaccacactttttaatgtaccaaaatatttcctaaagaataggaataaagaaaaatgaataaatacttatttttaaaacacaaatttttattagaaaaaaaggaatctgttaaagtttaaaatcaaaAACTGTCAgcaattgtcatttattaggtaaATATCAACTATTTTTGTgaatttaacaaatttattttaataaaatattttgaatattatttattgtaattttttctgtaattttatatattgtcatgtatacatatatatatatatatatatatatatatatatatatatacacatacatacatacatatatatatatatatatatatatatatatatatatatatatatatatatatatatatatatatatatatatatatatatatatgacaatatataaaattacagaaaaaattacaataaataatattcaaaatattttattaaaataaatttgttaaattcacaaaaatattcagttaaaaaacagaaacatgaGCAAAGCTGTGTTAGCATTATCAAAATGATTAGTATAAATTGTggtgaagtaggtagtgctgtcgcctcacagcaagaaggtcgctggttcgagcctcggctcagttggcatttctgtgtggagtttgcatgttctccctgcgttcgcgtgggtttcctccgagtccTCCAGTTTCGCCCacgatccaaagacatgcggtacaggtgaattgggtaggctaaattgtccgtagtgtatgagtgtgtgtgtaaatgagtgtgtgtggatgtttcccagagatgggttgcggctagaagggcatccgctgcgtaaaaacttgctggataagttggtagttcaatccgctgtggcgacctgggATAATTAAAGGGAAtatgccgacaagaaaatgaatgaatgtatagttgtatttatttaaaaatctataattgtttacagtaatttatttattaatttaaaaatgttttaataaatattaatcaatACAAAATAATCCAATGTCAAATAGAAATGACTCTAATTagtcaaaagaatttaaaaaatgaaatagtttctgtatataatatttttatatattcatatttctaTAAATTGGGCCAAATTAAACAAAACAGCACGGTaatgaaacacacaaaaaatgtcaatgatattaatttttaaattgtcttTGTTTAAGATTAATCAAAGTCACGcccaaaattatttatataccacactctcagaaataaagctacgCGAGCTGTTCACTGACGTGTTTTCAAAAGGTTCacgtttgtacttaaagggtccatattggtagtTTAAaagtattagtacctaaaaattctaagaggaacacttttgtactttttaggtactaatatacccctgaggtattaatatggaccctttaggtac belongs to Danio rerio strain Tuebingen ecotype United States chromosome 1, GRCz12tu, whole genome shotgun sequence and includes:
- the lratb.1 gene encoding lecithin retinol acyltransferase isoform X3, whose translation is MLDSLSLLLEKTLLLAHFNFFSTTSSKQERCTKRREESTYFQRGDLLEVPRTLFTHFGIYLGDNKVAHLMPDILPVLTSNKSHLQNVVTNKRLLLGVLYKYASVRVDTVEDFAYGSNILLNTMDTTLRKQPLAAEEVARRAEKLVGHFPYSLMWNNCEHFVTYCRYGTAVSLQTDQFCESLKSIIRDQRSILLTTVIGMLSMFFVGIAPSTALPTFIIPFILWMAG